One Streptomyces sp. NBC_00102 DNA segment encodes these proteins:
- a CDS encoding carbohydrate ABC transporter permease, whose protein sequence is MTDTQAAPAPSPPEERPAPRKAPAASGRRRARGENLAGYLFMSPWIVGFLLLTAGPMLASLYLAFTDYNLFDSPRFVGFENFTEMFSDPRWRKSVQVTTSYVLVGTPLKLAAALGVALLLNKPRRGQGFYRAAFYAPSLVGASVSIAIVWRALFSDDAVVDRSLQVFGVHVGGWIGDPDMVIYALVALTVWQFGAPMVIFLAGLQQVPRELYEAAQVDGASAWRRFRSITLPMISPVLFFNLLLETIHSFQIFASAYVVTNSKCGPADAGLVYTCYLYEQGWTNLRMGYASAMAWMLLVSVGLVTAVLFWSQRRWVHYEEDVR, encoded by the coding sequence ATGACCGACACCCAGGCGGCCCCCGCGCCGTCGCCGCCCGAGGAGCGCCCCGCGCCCCGCAAGGCCCCCGCAGCCTCCGGGCGGCGCCGGGCCCGCGGGGAGAACCTCGCCGGCTATCTGTTCATGTCCCCGTGGATCGTCGGCTTCCTGCTGCTGACCGCGGGCCCCATGCTCGCCTCGCTCTACCTGGCGTTCACCGATTACAACCTCTTCGACAGCCCCCGCTTCGTCGGCTTCGAGAACTTCACCGAGATGTTCTCCGACCCCCGCTGGCGCAAGTCCGTCCAGGTCACGACCTCGTACGTCCTGGTGGGCACCCCGCTCAAGCTGGCGGCGGCGCTCGGCGTTGCCCTGCTGCTCAACAAGCCGCGACGCGGCCAGGGCTTCTACCGGGCCGCGTTCTACGCCCCCTCGCTCGTCGGCGCGAGCGTCTCCATCGCCATCGTGTGGCGCGCCCTCTTCTCGGACGACGCCGTCGTGGACCGTTCGCTCCAGGTCTTCGGCGTGCACGTCGGCGGCTGGATCGGCGACCCGGACATGGTGATCTACGCCCTGGTGGCGCTCACCGTCTGGCAGTTCGGCGCGCCCATGGTCATCTTCCTGGCCGGTCTCCAGCAGGTGCCTCGTGAGCTGTACGAGGCTGCCCAGGTGGACGGCGCGAGCGCCTGGCGGCGGTTCCGCTCGATCACCCTGCCGATGATCTCCCCGGTGCTCTTCTTCAACCTGCTGCTGGAGACCATCCACTCCTTCCAGATCTTCGCCTCCGCCTACGTCGTCACCAACAGCAAGTGCGGTCCGGCCGACGCCGGGCTCGTCTACACCTGCTACCTGTACGAACAGGGCTGGACCAACCTCCGGATGGGGTACGCCTCCGCCATGGCCTGGATGCTGCTCGTCTCGGTCGGCCTGGTCACGGCCGTTCTGTTCTGGTCCCAGCGGCGCTGGGTCCACTACGAGGAGGACGTCCGATGA
- a CDS encoding Tat pathway signal sequence domain protein yields the protein MSPIPRRTMLKAAAVAGAASSLSWTALTGAPPAEATEPAAGDAGDAGDAGDGGEPVEIGWLEEGGLGAAPGTTFGVPWPKGRYPADQKFALDTAEGKGVPVQSWTTATWPDGSLKWSAHAVGPEASGARKFALTAGEPTAPGAKVTVSGSGSAITVSTGVVTAKIGKTGSSLVKSLVRGGTEIAKDGRLVLIRQGEIEDGDQGKETYERFESAIASAEVEQAGPLRAVVRVDGKHRRGSRSWMPFSVRFYFHAGAESFRMVHTITFDGTQEPGKASGDFVRGLGVRFTVPMRDETYDRHVRLGGEGTGMLREAVKGITGLRRDPGAAVRATQFEGVRLPDPATWDQRVTSRLHLIPTWGDYTLGQLSADGFSLRKRTAKGHGWIAAGGGRRASGFGYVGGVSGGLAFGLRDFWEKFPAQLDIRGADTDEAEVTVWLWSPEAQPMDLRFYHDGLGMDTYTEQLDGLEITYEDYEPGFGTPYGIARTSELLFWVHDSTPGAEALARQTAAVRTLPQLVAPPSQLIGAGVFGGLFAEPDRSTPAKASIEDHLDFLFSYYRDQVEMRRWYGFWDYGDVMHTYDPSRHQWRYDIGGYAWDNSELSTDLWLWYAYLRSGRADIFRFAETMTRHTGEVDVYHLGQWAGLGTRHGIQHYADSAKQQRIANTTYRRFYYFLTADERVGDLMRANVDSDETFLVLDPQRKVRTDVYTPDRHALSIGFGTDWSGLVSAWLTEWERGGPQAAKARDRVLGTMETIAAQPNGFVQGSGLYDLDTGRFAIAAQPVVSVSHLSGVFGLNELCAELVGLVDMPAFEEAYLDYCRYFNATKAEQAARYGSDFGSISLFQGHSRMDAYAAVRTGDATFAARAWEKFLRGDGYKESAPWKTEEVTGPLAVVAGTEAAWVSTNDTALYGLAAIENLALVGDRMPG from the coding sequence ATGTCCCCGATCCCCCGTCGCACCATGCTCAAGGCCGCAGCCGTCGCCGGTGCCGCCTCCTCCCTGTCCTGGACGGCGCTCACCGGCGCGCCACCCGCCGAAGCGACCGAGCCCGCCGCCGGGGACGCCGGGGACGCCGGGGACGCCGGGGACGGCGGGGAGCCGGTCGAGATCGGCTGGCTGGAGGAGGGCGGGCTCGGCGCGGCCCCCGGCACGACGTTCGGGGTGCCCTGGCCGAAGGGGCGGTACCCGGCCGACCAGAAGTTCGCGCTCGACACCGCCGAGGGCAAGGGCGTCCCCGTGCAGAGCTGGACCACCGCCACCTGGCCGGACGGCTCCCTCAAGTGGAGCGCCCACGCCGTCGGCCCGGAGGCGTCCGGCGCCAGGAAGTTCGCCCTCACCGCCGGTGAACCCACCGCCCCCGGGGCGAAGGTCACCGTCAGCGGCTCCGGCTCGGCGATCACCGTCTCGACCGGGGTCGTCACCGCGAAGATCGGGAAGACCGGCTCCTCGCTCGTCAAATCGCTGGTGCGCGGCGGCACCGAGATCGCCAAGGACGGCCGGCTGGTCCTGATCCGCCAGGGCGAGATCGAGGACGGCGACCAGGGCAAGGAGACGTACGAGCGCTTCGAGAGCGCCATCGCCTCGGCCGAGGTCGAACAGGCGGGCCCGCTGCGGGCGGTCGTCCGCGTCGACGGCAAGCACCGGCGCGGCTCGCGCTCCTGGATGCCGTTCTCCGTCCGGTTCTACTTCCACGCGGGCGCCGAGTCGTTCCGGATGGTCCACACCATCACCTTCGACGGCACCCAGGAACCCGGGAAGGCCAGTGGCGACTTCGTCCGGGGGCTCGGCGTCCGTTTCACCGTCCCGATGCGCGACGAGACGTACGACCGTCACGTCCGGCTCGGCGGCGAGGGCACCGGCATGCTCCGCGAGGCCGTCAAGGGCATCACCGGACTGCGCCGGGATCCCGGAGCCGCCGTCCGGGCCACCCAGTTCGAAGGGGTACGCCTCCCCGACCCCGCCACCTGGGACCAGCGGGTCACCAGCCGCCTGCACCTCATTCCCACCTGGGGCGACTACACCCTCGGCCAGCTCTCCGCGGACGGCTTCAGCCTGCGCAAACGCACCGCGAAGGGACACGGCTGGATCGCGGCGGGCGGCGGCCGCCGTGCCTCCGGCTTCGGTTACGTGGGCGGAGTGAGCGGCGGACTCGCCTTCGGGCTGCGGGACTTCTGGGAGAAGTTCCCCGCCCAGCTCGACATCAGGGGCGCCGACACGGACGAGGCCGAGGTGACCGTCTGGCTCTGGTCGCCCGAGGCCCAGCCCATGGACCTGCGCTTCTACCACGACGGCCTCGGCATGGACACGTACACCGAGCAGCTCGACGGGCTGGAGATCACCTACGAGGACTACGAGCCCGGCTTCGGCACCCCGTACGGCATCGCCCGCACCAGCGAACTCCTCTTCTGGGTCCACGACTCCACCCCCGGCGCCGAGGCGCTGGCCCGGCAGACCGCGGCGGTCCGCACCCTGCCGCAGCTGGTCGCCCCGCCCTCCCAGCTCATCGGCGCGGGCGTCTTCGGCGGACTCTTCGCCGAACCGGACCGCTCCACCCCGGCGAAGGCGAGCATCGAGGACCACCTCGACTTCCTCTTCTCGTACTACCGGGACCAGGTCGAGATGCGGCGCTGGTACGGCTTCTGGGACTACGGCGACGTCATGCACACGTACGACCCGTCCCGGCACCAGTGGCGGTACGACATCGGCGGCTACGCCTGGGACAACTCCGAACTCTCCACCGACCTCTGGCTCTGGTACGCCTATCTGCGCTCCGGCCGCGCCGACATCTTCCGCTTCGCCGAGACGATGACGCGCCACACCGGCGAGGTCGACGTCTACCACCTCGGCCAATGGGCCGGGCTCGGCACCCGCCACGGCATCCAGCACTACGCGGACAGCGCCAAGCAGCAGCGCATCGCCAACACCACCTACCGGCGCTTCTACTACTTCCTCACGGCCGACGAGCGGGTCGGCGACCTGATGCGCGCCAACGTCGACTCGGACGAGACCTTCCTCGTGCTCGACCCGCAGCGCAAGGTCCGTACCGACGTGTACACCCCCGACCGGCACGCGCTCTCCATCGGCTTCGGCACCGACTGGAGCGGGCTCGTCTCCGCCTGGCTCACCGAGTGGGAGCGCGGAGGCCCGCAGGCGGCGAAGGCCAGGGACCGGGTCCTCGGCACGATGGAGACGATCGCCGCGCAGCCCAACGGCTTCGTCCAGGGCAGCGGACTCTACGACCTGGACACCGGCCGGTTCGCGATCGCCGCGCAGCCGGTCGTGAGCGTCTCCCACCTGTCGGGCGTCTTCGGACTGAACGAACTCTGCGCCGAACTCGTCGGCCTCGTCGACATGCCGGCGTTCGAGGAGGCGTACCTCGACTACTGCCGGTACTTCAACGCCACCAAGGCGGAACAGGCCGCCCGCTACGGCTCCGACTTCGGCAGCATCAGCCTCTTCCAGGGCCACTCCCGCATGGACGCCTACGCCGCCGTGCGCACGGGCGACGCCACGTTCGCCGCCCGTGCCTGGGAGAAGTTCCTGCGGGGCGACGGATACAAGGAGTCCGCCCCCTGGAAGACCGAGGAGGTGACCGGGCCCCTCGCCGTCGTCGCCGGCACCGAGGCCGCCTGGGTCTCCACCAACGACACCGCCCTCTACGGACTCGCCGCCATCGAGAACCTGGCCCTCGTCGGCGACCGCATGCCCGGCTGA
- a CDS encoding SRPBCC family protein, protein MNPNHYRFTNLWDLPATPAAVLAVLERGEEYPLWWPQIREVVQVDATTGRARFRSVLPYDLVVTLDRARRDPAAGVLEVSMAGDLEGWARWTVTGRGDGSRVRYDQEVEVRKRLMRLLAPVARPVFRANHALMMRAARRGLTTRLGVG, encoded by the coding sequence ATGAATCCGAACCATTACCGGTTCACGAACCTGTGGGACCTCCCCGCGACGCCCGCCGCCGTCCTCGCCGTACTGGAGCGGGGCGAGGAGTACCCGCTCTGGTGGCCGCAGATCCGCGAGGTGGTCCAGGTGGACGCGACCACGGGACGGGCGCGCTTCCGCTCCGTCCTGCCGTACGACCTGGTCGTCACCCTGGACCGGGCCCGCCGCGATCCGGCGGCCGGGGTCCTCGAAGTGTCCATGGCCGGTGACCTGGAGGGCTGGGCCCGCTGGACCGTCACCGGCAGGGGAGACGGCAGCCGTGTCCGGTACGACCAGGAAGTCGAGGTCCGCAAACGGCTGATGCGGCTGCTGGCACCGGTCGCCCGGCCGGTGTTCCGGGCGAACCACGCCCTGATGATGCGCGCGGCGCGACGCGGACTGACCACCCGGCTCGGGGTGGGCTGA
- a CDS encoding carbohydrate ABC transporter permease — MSALTHPARRRASRSVLWHVGALLVLALVLYPLFWVIGSSLKPSEDIVGGLELFPTQPVFEHYRKLYDGIADIPVSTFFVNSLVLAFGSVAGVLFSCSLAAYAFARIDFRGRNLLFSLMIGTLLLPYHVLIIPQYVLFQKMELINTYVPLLLGKYLATDAFFVFLMMQFMRNLPRELDEAARLDGCGHPRIYWHIMLPLSRPALITSSIFTFIWSWNDFLGPLLYLNEPDKYPVSMGLKMFIDQDSAADYGGMVAMSVLALLPVLAFFLAFQRYLVEGAATSGLKG; from the coding sequence ATGAGTGCGCTCACCCACCCGGCCCGGCGCCGCGCGTCGCGTTCGGTGCTCTGGCACGTCGGCGCGCTCCTGGTCCTCGCGCTGGTGCTCTACCCGCTCTTCTGGGTGATCGGCAGCTCGCTGAAGCCCAGTGAGGACATCGTCGGCGGACTCGAACTCTTCCCCACCCAACCGGTGTTCGAGCACTACCGGAAGCTCTACGACGGCATCGCCGACATCCCCGTCTCGACCTTCTTCGTCAACTCGCTGGTGCTGGCGTTCGGCTCGGTGGCCGGAGTGCTCTTCTCCTGCTCGCTCGCCGCCTACGCCTTCGCCAGGATCGACTTCCGGGGCCGCAACCTGCTCTTCTCGCTGATGATCGGCACCCTCCTGCTGCCGTACCACGTACTGATCATTCCGCAGTACGTGCTCTTCCAGAAGATGGAACTCATCAACACCTACGTGCCGTTGCTCCTCGGGAAGTACCTGGCGACCGACGCGTTCTTCGTCTTCCTGATGATGCAGTTCATGCGGAACCTGCCCCGCGAACTCGACGAGGCGGCCCGGCTCGACGGCTGCGGACACCCCCGGATCTACTGGCACATCATGCTGCCGCTCTCCCGGCCCGCCCTGATCACCAGCTCGATCTTCACCTTCATCTGGTCCTGGAACGACTTCCTCGGCCCGCTCCTCTACCTCAACGAGCCGGACAAGTACCCCGTCTCCATGGGGCTGAAGATGTTCATCGACCAGGACAGCGCGGCGGACTACGGCGGCATGGTCGCCATGTCCGTCCTCGCCCTGCTGCCCGTACTCGCCTTCTTCCTCGCCTTCCAGCGCTACCTCGTCGAAGGCGCGGCCACCTCCGGGCTGAAGGGCTGA
- a CDS encoding SCO7613 C-terminal domain-containing membrane protein codes for MEHVPPPAEELALLDRELAHLDARRAQLLQRRAWLVQVLRAPARSGFARADTAFAPPRPASGPRPAPPRTSSGHGAQNVLLALGGLLLAVAAIAFTLFSWGAMGIGGRSAVLATVTAAALVAPVPLRRSGLRATAESLGAFGLVLTLLDAYALHAVALPGTGTAAFAAAASAALAMLWAALGLTPGRPVLPVPAAVAAGQLPLVLACAAAGAPVLAFGWALLVTAVADGVIAVRAARSGVRVTALVCLAVNASGALLVALARSLMAGGPVAALAPGALLVVAGAAALLAVRWAPAGLATACGLVGGLAVVAGTGGVVRAALPSDWTVVAYLAAGIVLLTAVRALPGLRALGDGAAGTGATASVAVVVAGSLLWAAPWPAMVLVSPLSTATRLWAGAPQGLRDALGGPAGLPWTMAAPVVLAVVAALGAAAHRRPAGAGQAGERAFLSWWRGAAPVAVPVLVGGALPAAAAVADVPYAAGVVLEVLLVAGALESLVRSARGSAGSAAGSVALGCALAVAVSVSALSLASEPATYAVVAALTALFAATAVRLPDRPARSVAACAAVLGGIGLTVAVVGSLGLSASHGAPLLLVPPAVTVLLGGVLRRRPVAVPVELAGAFGALVAVGLAVTDPAWLALVLGLSGVLAAGAAVRPERRKAAGSLALVLFVLASWVRLAASEVDAPEAYTLPVTVPALVVGVLRRRRATPDDEISSWTAYGAGLAVTLVPSLLAAWGDPGWTRPLLLGLVALAVTLAGARGRLQAPLLLGGGVLALLGLHELAPYVVQVVGALPRWLVPAAAGVLLLAVGATYEKRLRDARRVREALGRMR; via the coding sequence ATGGAACATGTCCCGCCGCCCGCCGAGGAATTGGCGCTCCTCGACCGCGAACTGGCCCATCTGGACGCCCGCCGGGCGCAGTTGCTCCAGCGCCGCGCCTGGCTGGTCCAGGTCCTGCGCGCCCCGGCCCGCTCCGGCTTCGCCCGCGCGGACACGGCCTTCGCTCCTCCGCGGCCCGCCTCCGGCCCGCGCCCCGCGCCGCCGCGGACCTCGTCCGGACACGGTGCGCAGAACGTGCTCCTCGCGCTCGGCGGGCTGCTGCTCGCGGTCGCCGCCATCGCCTTCACGCTGTTCAGCTGGGGTGCGATGGGCATCGGGGGGCGTTCGGCCGTGCTGGCCACCGTGACCGCCGCCGCCCTCGTCGCCCCCGTCCCGCTGCGGCGGTCCGGGCTGCGGGCCACGGCGGAGTCGCTCGGCGCCTTCGGGCTCGTACTGACGCTCCTGGACGCCTACGCCCTGCACGCGGTGGCCCTCCCCGGCACCGGCACCGCGGCGTTCGCCGCCGCGGCCTCGGCCGCGCTCGCCATGCTGTGGGCGGCCTTGGGCCTGACCCCCGGCCGGCCGGTGCTGCCGGTGCCGGCGGCGGTGGCGGCGGGTCAGCTGCCGCTGGTCCTGGCCTGCGCGGCGGCCGGCGCCCCGGTCCTCGCCTTCGGCTGGGCGCTGCTGGTCACCGCGGTGGCGGACGGCGTGATCGCGGTGCGGGCCGCCCGGTCCGGGGTGCGGGTCACCGCCCTGGTCTGCCTCGCGGTCAACGCGTCGGGCGCGCTGCTGGTGGCCTTGGCGCGGTCCCTGATGGCCGGGGGCCCGGTCGCGGCCCTCGCCCCGGGGGCACTGCTGGTGGTCGCGGGGGCCGCCGCACTGCTGGCCGTGCGGTGGGCGCCGGCGGGTCTCGCGACCGCCTGCGGGCTCGTCGGCGGGCTCGCCGTGGTGGCGGGCACCGGCGGGGTGGTGCGGGCCGCGCTGCCGTCGGACTGGACCGTGGTGGCGTATCTGGCGGCGGGGATCGTGCTCCTCACGGCGGTGCGGGCCCTGCCGGGGCTCCGGGCGCTCGGGGACGGCGCGGCCGGGACGGGGGCGACCGCCTCGGTGGCGGTCGTGGTCGCGGGTTCGCTGCTCTGGGCGGCGCCCTGGCCGGCCATGGTCCTGGTGAGCCCGCTGTCGACGGCTACCCGACTGTGGGCGGGCGCTCCGCAGGGCCTGCGGGACGCACTCGGCGGGCCGGCCGGCCTGCCGTGGACGATGGCCGCTCCGGTGGTTCTCGCGGTGGTGGCCGCGCTGGGCGCGGCGGCTCACCGGCGGCCGGCCGGGGCGGGCCAGGCGGGCGAGCGGGCGTTCCTGTCCTGGTGGCGGGGTGCGGCCCCGGTGGCCGTACCGGTGCTGGTGGGCGGCGCGTTGCCGGCCGCGGCGGCGGTCGCGGACGTCCCGTACGCGGCCGGGGTCGTCCTGGAGGTCCTGCTGGTCGCGGGGGCGCTGGAGTCGTTGGTGCGCTCGGCCAGGGGTTCGGCCGGATCGGCCGCCGGGTCCGTCGCGCTCGGCTGCGCGCTGGCGGTGGCGGTGAGCGTGTCGGCGCTGTCGCTGGCCTCGGAGCCGGCGACGTACGCCGTGGTCGCGGCGCTCACCGCGTTGTTCGCCGCGACGGCGGTCCGGTTGCCGGACCGCCCGGCGCGTTCGGTGGCCGCCTGCGCGGCTGTCCTCGGCGGGATCGGGCTGACCGTCGCGGTGGTGGGTTCGCTGGGGCTCTCCGCCTCGCACGGGGCTCCGCTGCTGCTGGTCCCTCCCGCGGTCACCGTGCTGCTCGGTGGCGTGCTCCGGCGCCGCCCGGTGGCGGTGCCGGTGGAGCTGGCGGGAGCCTTCGGCGCCCTGGTGGCGGTGGGCCTCGCGGTCACGGACCCGGCCTGGCTGGCTCTGGTGCTGGGGCTGTCCGGGGTGCTCGCGGCCGGTGCGGCGGTGCGGCCGGAGCGCCGGAAGGCGGCGGGCTCGCTCGCGCTGGTGCTCTTCGTGCTGGCGTCCTGGGTGCGGCTGGCCGCCTCGGAGGTCGACGCACCGGAGGCGTACACCCTGCCGGTGACGGTGCCGGCCCTGGTGGTGGGGGTGCTGCGGCGGCGACGCGCCACCCCCGACGACGAGATCTCCTCCTGGACCGCGTACGGCGCCGGGCTCGCCGTCACGCTGGTGCCGAGCCTGCTGGCGGCCTGGGGCGACCCGGGGTGGACGCGCCCGCTGCTGCTGGGGCTCGTCGCCCTCGCGGTCACGCTGGCCGGCGCCCGGGGCCGCCTGCAGGCCCCGCTGCTGCTGGGCGGCGGGGTGCTGGCTCTGCTCGGACTGCACGAACTCGCCCCGTACGTGGTGCAGGTGGTGGGTGCGCTGCCGAGGTGGCTGGTGCCCGCGGCGGCCGGGGTGCTGCTGCTCGCGGTGGGCGCGACGTACGAGAAGCGGCTGCGGGACGCCCGGCGGGTGAGGGAGGCCCTCGGCAGGATGCGGTGA
- a CDS encoding 3'-5' exonuclease: MMHWFEGPLAAFDTETTGVDVEEDRIVSAALVVQDTAGGRARVTRWLINPGIPVPAEATAIHGLTDDHVQRNGRWPAPVVEEIARSLAEQCATGRPLVVMNAPFDLTLLDRELKRHRASSLAGYLEHVPLCVIDPRVLDKHLDRYRKGRRTLTDLCELYGVVLDGAHDAAADAAASMELVRAVGRRFTARLERLSPAELHTLQVAWHAAQARGLEAWFARSGTPERVDPSWPLRPRPEVAAAA; encoded by the coding sequence ATGATGCACTGGTTCGAGGGGCCGCTGGCCGCATTCGACACGGAGACGACGGGTGTCGACGTCGAGGAGGACCGGATAGTCTCGGCCGCCCTCGTCGTCCAGGACACCGCCGGCGGACGGGCCCGGGTGACCCGCTGGCTGATCAACCCGGGAATCCCGGTGCCGGCCGAGGCGACCGCGATCCACGGCCTCACCGACGACCATGTCCAGCGCAACGGCCGTTGGCCCGCACCGGTGGTGGAGGAGATAGCCAGGTCGCTCGCGGAGCAGTGCGCGACGGGCCGTCCGCTGGTCGTGATGAACGCCCCCTTCGACCTGACCCTCCTGGACCGGGAGCTGAAGCGGCACCGGGCGTCCTCCCTCGCCGGCTACCTGGAGCACGTGCCGCTGTGCGTGATCGATCCCCGGGTGCTCGACAAGCACCTGGACCGCTACCGCAAGGGCCGCCGCACCCTGACCGACCTCTGCGAGCTGTACGGGGTGGTACTGGACGGGGCCCACGACGCGGCCGCGGACGCGGCGGCCTCGATGGAGCTGGTACGCGCGGTGGGCAGGCGGTTCACCGCGCGCCTCGAACGGCTGAGCCCCGCGGAGCTGCACACGCTCCAGGTGGCCTGGCACGCCGCGCAGGCCCGCGGTCTGGAGGCGTGGTTCGCCCGGAGCGGCACCCCCGAGCGCGTCGACCCCTCGTGGCCGCTGCGTCCGCGCCCTGAGGTGGCCGCGGCGGCGTGA